The Legionella spiritensis DNA segment GGTGAAGACAGATGGTTGTTGATTCAGACTTTGATTAGTCCCAATGAGTATACGGAGAAATACGCCGGCATGCCTGATCATCGTTTGGCTCAGGATCTTGCAAGGGAACTGGAAAAAACGGGGGACAACAAGGTTTGCTCTCCCAATCATCCCTTTAATTATCTGCGTTACCTGGATTCGACCAGTCATGATAATCCCCAGTGCACCAAATTGTTAAAACTGGCGTATGACAATCTCGATGATAAATTCATCAAGGAAGAAATTGCCTTGCTGGAGTTGGACGAAATTTCAGCATCTGAGCTGGAAAAACTGGTTTGTGCAGGCAAGTCTTTTATTGCCCAAAACGAAAATTCGGATTGTTACGCATCCTTGCGGCAATTAATCGCTAACCTGGAATGGCAGGACATGCCTTGTTCTCCGGATGAGGTGGCGGAGTTAATCAAGCAGGCTTTTGAGGAGGCCAAAGCGCTTAAAGAAGGGAGAAAAGCACCAGTAGGACATGGCCTTGTTTCCCGGGTCGAGTTAAATAAACGCAAGCTTATTGATTTATTTCATGACCATTACGACTTTTTCAAGGGATGGCAGGATTGGCAGCCCTTGCTTACCCGGCAATTATATGTACGGAGTAATAAAATAGGCCAGGAGGAAACGTTTATCCGTTTCCAGACAAAAATGACTGATCTGGTCATGTTGTGCAAGGAATATGAGAATGTATTGAATTCCGGCTGGGGAACCGGGACTATTTGGGATTATTGTGGCCGCGAATTGTTTTTAAGCTCTCTGGAAAGCCTGATAATCACTCATACAAAAGATCCTGAGCTTGCCAGATCAGAGGAGGGAATCAGTTTTGGTTCATGCGTGAGCGGCAAGGATCGCAAGTCCATTGAGCTAATACACACCGCTGCCATGTTCCGTTACAAGAAAGCATACGGACGATGGCCCAGTTTTGGGGATACGGGTAGTTATCGTGCCAATTTCGTTGATATCGTTGCGACCCTTTATGTCTCCGGACATTTCCAGGAACATGCCGGTCAAAACGCGCCCGGCTCAAACGGGACTAAAACACCGGATTTGTATTGGCCTGCTGATATTGCCAAGGCAATATGTGCCAAGCTGAAAAACGAAAGGGCGTTACAGCGGGATGACATGCTGGCGACCTATAATGAAGTGTCTCGTATCGGTAAGATGAAGGCGGCTGTCAAAGTCGGTTATGCCTCATCAGCGGTTGCCGCGTTGGGGTTTACCGAAGAACAACAGCAACGAATCATTGATTTGTTAACCGCTATCGTGAAACAACCAAAATACTGGCACAAAAAAACCAGCGTTAAAACAGGGCTTTTTTATTCGGCGCCTACGGGGATAGCTGAAATAGATGGTATTTTAACGGATGAAACCGGGAAACCCAATTCCGAAATTCTGACCAACATTTTTCATGCCGTGTTCAACAGACCGGTTCAATCCTGGTTTCGTGATTCTGATACGCAAGAGCTTTATAACCTGATTAAAAAATTATCGGATCCCCGCAGCAATCCCGGGGAGGTATTGGACGAACTGGAAACATTCAAAACGAATTCCTATGTAACATCTTCCAGAACAGACTCTCCGGAACCGATTCCTGTCAGTATGTTGATTTGATACTATGACTTCATTCATGTCGTTTTGACCGGTGGTGATTTACAAATGGTTCTAAAATTGTCTATGTGCCGCGACTTGTTCGCGGCATCCAGGAATGCGTAGTTCGGAACTTTGAACCACTGGTTCCCGCGAACAAGTCGCGGGATGTAGGCGTTGTTCAAGAATTAAAACCATGCAAAACGAAATGGAAACAGTACTATTTGGTCAGGATTCGACCTCTGATTGGCAAGGATAAGCCTTGGTATCTGGAGTAGTTTGCAAGTTGTGCTGCCAACAGACAACACAACCATTCACAGTAAGTTTAACTGGCGGGGGGTTACTCTTCCAGCAAGTGTTCCAGACCATAATATAAGCCATCCAGCCGCATGACTTTTTGGCAGCAAAGCAGCAGGCCGGGCATAAAGGAAGCACGGTCGAGCGTATTGTGGGTAATGGTCAGCGTTTCGCCGCTGTTGCCGAACAGAACGTCCTGTCTGGCCAATACGCCGGGAAGTCTCAGGGAATGAATGCGAATGCCATGATGATCGCCGCCACGGGCGCCGGGAAGGAGTTCGTGGAATTCGGAACGGACTGTCTGTTTCGTTCGGGTATGGGCTATTAATTCCGCGGTTTTTAAAGCAGTGCCGGAAGGGGCGTCAAATTTTTGCTGATGATGGGTTTCAATAATTTCAACGTCACTGAGATAACGGGCGGCCTGGGCGGCAAAGCGCATCATCAAAATGGCGCTGATGGAAAAGTTGGGGACTATGATCCCTCCCAGTTTCCTTGCCTTGGCCAATTCGGTTAAGCTGTTGATTTGTGCATCAAGCAGGCCGGACGTACCGATAACAGGATGTGCGCCGCACTCAATAATGGCCAGGGTGTTTTCAAACACGCAATCGGCGCGGGTTAAATCAATCACGATTCGGGCATGGGTATCATTTATGGTTTTGCGAAGGTTATCCTGCCTGGATAGCGCGCCAACCAATTGGAAATCAGGATGTTGTTCGATGGTATCGCAGGCGAGCAAACCCATTTTTCCGCGCGCCCCGTTTACGATTACTCGTATCGTCATATCGTCTCCAAAACCAGGATTCTTCAAAAAAACGGTTGGTGTTTTATCAAGATGCTGTTTTCACACTACCTATGGTCCGGAATGCTGGCTGCCCGGTTTTTTCTGCGCATCGCGCAAAGTGCGCCACGCCCAGGTACTTGCCGGGATCCAGCCAATAATGGAAGCCTGCATGATGAGTGCAACAAGGGCGGCGCCCGGGTTATCTTTCATTAGAAAGACCAGCCAGGGAAAGGCCGCTGCAAACAAGAACATAAATAGTTGTTTCATTTCACCTGTACCTTCGCGACAAGATATTTAAAGTATACACTGAACCTATTTTAATTGACGAATGGAGCAGAAGGAAATATTTCCGTTGTGTTGTTGCAATTATCCCGCAAACATTGTACATTGTATGCGCATTTTTGTAGATGAACACTTAAAACATCAGAATTTACTTTATGGCAATCCTGTTTCGCGCTATCCATACTAGTCTGCTCCAAGGCACCGCCGTATTTGCCATCAATGTCGCCCATCGTCATAACAAGGTTATAGCATGAGAAGAAGACAAGAGCTTCATCCTCGTACAGCAGTAATTAATAAAACACAAAAAAACAAAGCCCGCAAAGCACGCCATGACGCACTTTCCTGGCTTGCCGCCACCTTCCCGCAGGCTTTTGATAATTCCATTAGAATCAGACCGCTGAAAAAAGGCATTATGGCTGACATTCTGGAGTATGCCACGCAGGCGGAGGACGCCGGTATATCCAAAGCCAAGTTGCGAGAGGCGGTAGTCATTTTTACGCGTCGTCTGGATTATCTGGCATGCCTGAAGGCTCGGGAAATCCGCGTTGACTTGCAAGGTGATCCGGTGAATGCCGTGACAGACGAGGAAGCAGAACGTGCTGCCGTTAAAATCAAACGGCGTATAGAAAAGAGTTTGCGTAACGCTCGCCAGGAACAACCGGCGAAACAGGCTCCTTCACAAGGAGAAGACCGGTTTAATCGGATGGCTGGCCAGAAGCAGGAATGTTCGTCAACGATGGAATATAATACGGGTTTTCCTGACCGTCCGCCTGCGTTTAGTTCTATGCAAAGTGCTGCAACCCAAATTAATAATCGTACTCCGACCGTTATCAAACACAGGACTTCCAAATCCTATGATCCGGAAGCGATTGCCCGTTTGAAGGAAAAATTGGGTCTGTCACGTCGTGACGAGAAGCAAAAGGAAACGACCTAGATTTTACATAAGAAGGTAGCCCGTAAGGAGGCCTGCGGCCGTATTGCGGGTTTCGTGGTTCAATATTGCAGCAGGAGAACAGGTGAGCGCCTAAGTGAACGTTATCCCGCATTTCGGCTTCGCCTTCATGACGGGCTACAGGATGATGTCCTAGGGTGTGTCCTCATTCAATCTGCAATTTACGCTAAATTATCCCAACTTTTAGCTCGCGAAACAGAATGAGGACACGCCCTAGTGCAACGTTTCACTGATTCTGTCCTGTTGCCAACGGTACAGAAGAGGTAGGTCGGGCGCCTCGCCCGACCTACGACTTGCTCCGCTGTCGCAGCAATAACAAACTAGCAAGACAACTTCAGTGAAACACTGTACTAGGCTGGTAACTGAATAATTTCCATGCTGTTTGTGCCTCCGGGCTCTCCGATGATGCGACCGCGGGTAAGTAACACATACATTTTACCATGCAGCATCCCGTTGTTCCGTAATTGTTCAATCACCCAGTCATTGATTTGCTCAATCGGAATGGCGCGGTAATCCAGGAATACAGGGAATACATTATTGACCAGGCTCAGTCTGGCAACGGTACGTTCATTCGCCGTGATGGCGTAAATAGGGACGTTGCTATGCTGGCGTGACATCCAGACGGCACTCGCTCCTGATTCTGTCAGGGCGATGATGGCTTTGATGGGAAAATGGTTGGCGGCGTGCATGGTTGCCATGGCAATGGCTTGATCCGCGTGATGATAATGACAGGCATCTTTTTCAATGTGATAAAGAAACGAAGCGTGTTTTTCCGCACTCAGACATATTTTATCCATCATCTCAACGACTTTAACCGGAAAATGTCCGGAGGCGGTTTCAGCGGACAACATCACAGCATCCGTACCGTCCAGGATCGCGTTAGCCACATCGGATACTTCGGCGCGGGTGGGCTGCGGATTTGTAATCATGGATTCCATCATCTGAGTCGCGGTAATGATAACTTTGTCCAGCCGTCTGCCCTGCTCGATAATGCGTTTTTGAAGTGCGGGTACTTCCGCCGCGCCTACTTCCACCCCCAGATCGCCGCGGGCAACCATGATGGCCTCCGTTGCGTTAATGATTTCAATCAGGTGATGTACGGCTTCCGTGCGTTCAATTTTGGCAATAATGGGAATATCCGGTGCGCCGAACTCTTTGAGTAATTGTTTTGCTTCCAGAATGTCCTGTTGGTTCTTTACGAAAGAGAGCGTCAGGTAATCCACGTGGATGCTGGCTGCGATTTGTATATCCTGTTTGTCTTTTTCGGTCAGAGCGCCGGCTGCAAGCCCACCGCCTCGCCGATTAAGTCCCTTGTTGTTTTTTAAAATACCGCCTTCGATGACCCGGCAGTGGATCTGCGGTGGCATGACGTTTTGAACTTCCAACTCAATCATCCCGTCGTCTAGAAGCAGGATGTCGCCGGGATGCACTTCATAACAGAGATTGGTGTAGGCGACACCGACACGTTGATTATTACCCGGGTTATTCGTTGCGCAATCCAGAATAAATAATTGATCGTTGTTCAGAGTGATTTGATTGTTTTCAAAGCGGCCAATCCGTAATTTGGGACCTTGTAAATCAGCCATAATGGCCAGGGGCCGCTGCAGTTCCGCTGCTATCGCTTTGGCTTGTTTGATGGTCGCAAGTACTGTTTGGTCCGCGTGCGAAAAATTAATTCGCAATACATCGACACCCGCGGCAATCATTGGACGCAGTACGTCCGGTTGACTGCAGGCGGGTCCCAGTGTGGCAACAATTTTAGTGCGGCGTCTTGTCATGGGCGCGTTTTTCCAGAATAGCTACGGCGGGTAGCGTTTTACCTTCCAGACATTCAAGAAACGCGCCACCTCCAGTGGATATGTAGGAGATTTGCTGGGTGAGATCATACTGATCAATGGCCGCGAGCGTATCTCCTCCGCCTGCGATCGAGAAGGCGTCACTGTTTGCAATGGCAATGGCTATGGCTCTGGTTCCATAGGCAAATTGCGGAAATTCAAAAACACCTAACGGTCCGTTCCATATGATGGTTTTTGCCTGATCAATGATATCCTCGTAATCACCGACGGTGACAGGGCCAATATCCATAATCATGTCATCGCCGGCCACACTGCCCAGAGACTTGTTAAAAGCCGGACAACTTTCGGTAAAGGTTTTGCCAACGACCACATCGGTGGGTAAAGGGATTTGACAGCCTTTTTCCCCGGCCAGTTTCATAATGGCTCGCGCCTCATCCAGCAGCTCATTTTCACAAAGCGAACCGCCAATTTCAAAACCATGCGCTTTTAAAAACGTATTGGCAATGCCGCCACCAGGGATTAGGTAGTCGACCATGCCGACTAATTGGCGAAGCAAAGTTAGTTTCGTCGAAACTTTGGCGCCTCCTACGATGGCTATTATAGGTTTTTCCGGTTCTTTCAGGACGTGTTGCAGAGCGTCCAGTTCTCGAACAAGAAGCGGCCCGGCTGCGGCGATGGGGGCATACTCAGCCACGCCATACGTTGAAGCCTGTGCCCGGTGGGCGGTTCCGAAGGCATCCATGACAAAAATATCACAGAGTGCGGCCAGTTTTTTGGCCAGAGTGGTGTCATTTTTAGTTTCACCGACATTAAAACGGACATTTTCGCACAACACCAGTTCACCCGGTTTTATATCAACGCCATCGAGATAATCGCTGGCAAACCGAACCGGGTAATCAAGATGTTCTCTCAGATAGTCCGCTACCGGTTGCAAGGAAAAACGTTTTTCAAATTTTCCCTCTTCCGGTCGCCCTAAATGAGACAATACGATGACGGCAGCACCCGTATCAAGAGCGGCCTGTAAGGTAGGAAGAGCTGCTTGCAAGCGCTGATCACTGGTTATTATTCCGTCTTTGATCGGTACATTCAAATCTTCGCGAATAAGAATACGTTTATCACACAGATTCAATTCGCTCATTTTGATTAAATTCATGAGTGTGTCCTTAGCGATTCATCATGCAGCTTGCCGTATCCAGCATACGGTTGGAAAAACCCCATTCATTATCATACCATGCCGCCACCTTGACCAGATTGCCAAGCACTTTGGTTTGGGTGGTATCAAACACGGCGGAAGCGGGGTAATGATTATAGTCGCAGGAAACCAACAGGGCATCGTTGATATGTAACACATCGCTTTTGGCTTGCCGCATAATATCGTTCACCTCGGCAACGGTTGTGTCACGTTTTGAGGTAAACGTCAAATCCACAATCGAAACATTCAGAGTAGGTACCCGCATGGCGAAACCATCCAGCTTGCCGGCCAGCTCCGGGAGAACCAGACCAACTGCTGCTGCCGCGCCCGTTTTGGTCGGGATAATGGACTGGGTCGCCGAGCGTGCTCGTCGTAAATCACTATGGCTGCCGTCCAGTAACATCTGATCCTTGGTATAGGCATGAACGGTATTGACCAGGCCGTGTTCGATTCCCAGCGCCTCGTGCAACGGCCTGGCAATTGGAGCCAGACAGTTTGTGGTGCATGACGCGTTAGACACAATGATGTCGGTGGCCTGTAAGGTATGGTGATTCACCCCGTAAACGATAGTAGCGTCCGCGTTTTTACCCGGAGCCGAAATCAGTACTTTTTTGGCGCCTGCGGCGATATGCTGCATGGCTCCTTCGCGGCTGGTGAAGCGGCCGGTGCATTCAAACACAATGTCAATGTCCAAATCCCGCCAGGGTAATAATTTAGGATCTCGCTCGGCAATGATCTGGACAGGATGGCCATCGACCAGCAATTTATCACCGTCTATGGCAACCTCACTGCCGAAACGGCCGTGCGTTGAGTCATAGCGTGTCAGATGGGCAGTGGTTTCAATGCCTGACAAGTCATTGATAGCGACCACGTTAAATTCCTGTTGCCGCTGATATTCATAGATAGCACGTAATATACAGCGGCCGATGCGGCCATAACCGTTTATTGCGACTCTTATCGTCATACTACTTCTCCAAATTACCTGGACTCTTTATTTTGAGTCGGATTTTAATAAAGTATTTAATGCGCCCATTAATTTATCAACCGTGAAGCCTAAATAAGCGAAAGCATCTTTTGCCGGAGCCGATACGCCAAAGCGATCAAGCCCCAGTACCAGACCGTCAAGACCAACAAACCGATACCAGTAGGCGCTGCTCGCCGCTTCAATGGCAAGACGTTTTCGTACGGTGTCCGGTAATACGTGTTCTCTGTAAGACGCGTCCTGGTCAAGAAATCGTTCGCAACATGGCATGGACACCACCCGGACACGCTGACCGGAAGCATTGGCCTGATTGGCGACAGCAACAGCGAGTTGTACTTCCGAACCTGTTGCTATAATTATAGCCTCAGGTTTTTCACCGCAATCAATAAGGATATAGCCGCCTTTGGCAATGAGTTCCCGGGAAGAGGGGGTATGAGTCAGAGCCGGCAAATTCTGGCGAGATAACAACAGGGAAGAAGGACCTTGATGACGGCTAATGGCCTGTTGCCAGGCAACCGCAGTTTCCATTAAATCAGCAGGTCGCCAGACTTGCATATTCGGAGTCATACGAAGTATGGCCGCATGTTCAACAGGCTGATGGGTAGGGCCGTCTTCGCCAAGGCCAATCGAGTCGTGGCTAAACACATAAATAACCCGCTGCTTCATGAGGGCCGACAGGCGGATGGCGTTGCGGGCGTAATCGGAAAAGACCAGAAACGTGCCGCCGTACGGGATGAAACCGCCATGCAGAGCCAGGCCGTTCATAATGGCGGCCATGCCGAATTCCCTGACCCCGTAATAGAGATAATTTCCGTTGGGCCGTTGTGCGGAAATTGCCTCGCTTCCGGACCAGTTGGTGTTGTTTGAACCGGTTAAATCGGCTGAGCCGCCTAACAGTTCGGGTAGTAATTTCGCATATTCTTCCAGACATTGCTGCGAGGATTTCCGGGTTGCCAGAGCTTTGTCGTTAAGACGGCATTGTTCAATAAAAGACGTGGATTCGGCTTCCCAGTTATCCGGCAGATCACCGTTTATACGGCGTAAAAACTGATAATAATCCTGCTCGAACTCTTGCTGATAAATTCGGCATCTCGCAATCCAGTCATCTTCCTCACGCAGCCCTTGTTCCTTGCGATCCCAGGCGGCGTAAATATGATCAGGAATAACAAAAGGGGCGTGCGGCCAATGAAATGTGTTTCTGGCCTGAGCCACGCCCTCGGCACCGAGAGGCGCGCCATGGGATTTTTCACTTCCGGCGACAGGCGTGCCATAACCGATGATTGTTTTGCAGATGATAAGGGTTGGTTTGCCGGATTCCGCTTGGGCTTCCATTATGGCTTGTTCTATGGCTTTTTCATCATGCCCGTCTATTGGCCCTATGACCTGCCAGTGATAGGCGTTGAACCGTTCGGCAGTATTATCGCGGAACCATTGTTCCACCTTGCCGTCGATGGAGATGCCGTTGTCGTCATAAAAAACAATCAGCTTGCCTAACCCCAAAGTCCCCGCCAGGGAGCAGACTTCATGAGATACGCCTTCCATCAGACACCCGTCGCCGGCAAAAGCGTAGGTATAGTGATTGACCAATTCCTGACCAGGGCGGTTAAATCGGGCCGCCAGACTCTTTTCGGCAATGGCCATGCCAACCGCGTTGGCCAGACCCTGGCCCAGAGGGCCGGTGGTGGTTTCAACACCCGGGGTATCCCCATATTCCGGATGGCCGGGTGTTTTGGAATATAATTGCCGGAAACGTTTCAGTTCATCAATGCTGAGTTTATAACCGGTCAAATGCAACAGGGCATATTGCAACATGGAGCCATGACCGTTCGATAATACAAAACGATCCCTGTCAAACCAGTGAGGATTGGCCGGGTTGTGTTTCAGGAATTTTTGCCACAGAACGGTCGCAATATCGGCCATTCCCAAAGGCATGCCCGGATGACCTGATTGGGCTTGTTCGACCGCGTCGATACTCAAAAAGCGGACGGCATTGGCTAATTCGTTAGAAAAACTCATACAAACTCTTTAAACATTGAACGAAGTGGCCGTATTGTCGCTCAGAAGACATGAATCAGCAAGTTGGCAGGAGGTAATTGCGCTAAATTGCCTTGTTATCTCACCGTATAAAACTAGTTGTTACGGTAAAAGGAAAGCAAGTAATGACGTACTTCCTTCGTCACTAACGGAATTACCACAAAAAATGGAAACCTGGACCAGGAGAAGAAATTTTTAAACTTTAAAGCAATATTATGGTCATAAAATACCAATGTTTGACTTTATGATGATTTTTTATATAAATTGTCGAGCAAATAATTATAACAAGGTTTTATGGCAGTCTATCTGAAAAGGTTACAAGGCATTGTGGCTGGAATGCCTCCATTACCGGATATTGGTGATTCCTCAAAAACAACGTGGCAGTATAGTCAATTTTTAAACCAGAAGAATACGGATTTTTTTCGTCCCCTTGCTAAAAATCATTTGTCTCTGACTATTGAATACCAGACTCTGTGTGCGCAATTGAACAGTGAATTGATGGTTAAAGGAGTTCGCTTGGGCGAATTAACCGAGCAAATTGCCTGTGCTTTGATGATGGCCGAATTGCTGGAGTATTTGTATCGGTATTATCTGGCCGTACCCAGAGAGCAAAGACGGTATTCTCAGGATCAGATCATCTGGCGCAATTTGTTGCGGCAAAACGGTTTCCGGTTTGGCCGCAAAACGAATATTTCCATGCAGCCGGATACGTTGTCGCAGCGAATTCGTAACACAACGGCAAAAGCGAACTGGCCAAGACTTTTCATAGTTCGATCCAAGCGGCTGATGGAAGCGTTGACGCCAATATTAAAAAGCGTTGAAGGGTATGCTGTCTTCATTCGACAGATGAGTGACATTATTACCCCTGCCCTGTCCTACGTAGCCTGGCTTTTTTATCTTCCTCGCCTTGTGGACAATACCGGTTTGCTGATCAAACACCTGGCGCCCCTCTGCTGGATGCATAAAAAAGAACAGGAGCTGGGTTGCCCGACCCGTCTTTATCTTTATATACAAAGGCACTGGTTTGATGTTGGTAATGATTCGGCGTGGGTTGCCGGAGGTTTACTGACCTGTTTTGTTCTGACGGGAACATTGGCGCCGGCAGGCATGTATCTCAATATTGGCCTGTTTGCCTTTGATATTGCCCTGGCAGGCCTGCGAGCTTACATCGAGCTTCGGCGGTTGTATCAACTGCGGCGGGAATACGCTGATCTGGAAGAAGAGTCGGGCGCTACGGAAGACGGTTGCGATATACAAGGGTATCTTAATCATTTACAAGCACGTATTTACTACGAACAACGTCGTCTGACGCTTAGTGTGGTGGTAACCTCTGCCTTGTTTGTCGGTATGGTCCTGACCATACCTTCGCTGGCGTTTAATCCGATTGTGCCTTTAATAGCGGCATCCATCCTGGTTACGGTTACGCTGGCCGCCTATCTCGCTTTCAAGTATCTGGAGAAACAAAAACCGAATGACAGAATCGACACGCTGGCGAGTCTTTGCAAGCCATCGAAATCACTATCGGACGTCGGTTTTTTTACCAGAAAATCCTTGCCGGAAAGGGATAGTAAAAAGGCTGTAAAGAAAAGTGGAACCGTCAACATAAGTCCGTCGTCTTCGTTTGAGAGTGTGTCTGCGAGGTTTTGATTTGCTGGCTGATATTTGATGCTAGGTGTCATAGAGCAAAGCGCTTTTCAGTGTTATGATGACCCATTTGCCGCACAGAGAGAATTATGTCAGTCAGTTACCTACCTCACTTTTCATCCGTTGATGCAAAAACTTATGTTGAACGCCTGGATGCCATGTTGCAACGGCATTTACAGCAAATTGCCGATTGCCTTTCCGGCTCGCAGACATTTGGCTGGGACAATCTGATGCGTCCCCTGGAAGATATGGATGACGAGCTGGAGCAATTCTGGTCGCCGCTTGCCCATTTGCACGCCGTGGTCAATTCCCGGGAGCTTCGTGCCTGCTATCAAGCCTGTCTGCCCAA contains these protein-coding regions:
- the tkt gene encoding transketolase, coding for MSFSNELANAVRFLSIDAVEQAQSGHPGMPLGMADIATVLWQKFLKHNPANPHWFDRDRFVLSNGHGSMLQYALLHLTGYKLSIDELKRFRQLYSKTPGHPEYGDTPGVETTTGPLGQGLANAVGMAIAEKSLAARFNRPGQELVNHYTYAFAGDGCLMEGVSHEVCSLAGTLGLGKLIVFYDDNGISIDGKVEQWFRDNTAERFNAYHWQVIGPIDGHDEKAIEQAIMEAQAESGKPTLIICKTIIGYGTPVAGSEKSHGAPLGAEGVAQARNTFHWPHAPFVIPDHIYAAWDRKEQGLREEDDWIARCRIYQQEFEQDYYQFLRRINGDLPDNWEAESTSFIEQCRLNDKALATRKSSQQCLEEYAKLLPELLGGSADLTGSNNTNWSGSEAISAQRPNGNYLYYGVREFGMAAIMNGLALHGGFIPYGGTFLVFSDYARNAIRLSALMKQRVIYVFSHDSIGLGEDGPTHQPVEHAAILRMTPNMQVWRPADLMETAVAWQQAISRHQGPSSLLLSRQNLPALTHTPSSRELIAKGGYILIDCGEKPEAIIIATGSEVQLAVAVANQANASGQRVRVVSMPCCERFLDQDASYREHVLPDTVRKRLAIEAASSAYWYRFVGLDGLVLGLDRFGVSAPAKDAFAYLGFTVDKLMGALNTLLKSDSK
- the sidP gene encoding Dot/Icm T4SS effector PI-3-phosphatase SidP, which encodes MGKKTILRLEKGVVLNDEQLKNLQSILGDSPVNEDASVTRNLQRNHQLRADSLKKAFQFIEATIPKKSEFDTEKYLQWCAEICTFPENAEDEEYKKCLTRYGALLTDALVDYWEWDTKDGTKIKEEAIELLNKAEQYVVMQEGRADLATLIPDELSEEGGFILLWDEQLPPLVEETRRELEAIKASVLSATPSWFRQSGVVEQLYFYHTPAYCNNSGVLRKHYEAVNFAWMKAKAERSLIIEADLQAIRDNRDLPKWFTGMAPESQKFFKSWLLFAETQEDINKGLAAINSRLTSISQGKTEDISRQLSDIRKLPYWYLCLSEHEQLMLKTVLAHSETVDEAMSFLPSRLRTIPGVANFAHNHFKILDNKLNILHSFDPYRASHLASRDVQDMPPHIRELHVKRNLARLREVVGEDRWLLIQTLISPNEYTEKYAGMPDHRLAQDLARELEKTGDNKVCSPNHPFNYLRYLDSTSHDNPQCTKLLKLAYDNLDDKFIKEEIALLELDEISASELEKLVCAGKSFIAQNENSDCYASLRQLIANLEWQDMPCSPDEVAELIKQAFEEAKALKEGRKAPVGHGLVSRVELNKRKLIDLFHDHYDFFKGWQDWQPLLTRQLYVRSNKIGQEETFIRFQTKMTDLVMLCKEYENVLNSGWGTGTIWDYCGRELFLSSLESLIITHTKDPELARSEEGISFGSCVSGKDRKSIELIHTAAMFRYKKAYGRWPSFGDTGSYRANFVDIVATLYVSGHFQEHAGQNAPGSNGTKTPDLYWPADIAKAICAKLKNERALQRDDMLATYNEVSRIGKMKAAVKVGYASSAVAALGFTEEQQQRIIDLLTAIVKQPKYWHKKTSVKTGLFYSAPTGIAEIDGILTDETGKPNSEILTNIFHAVFNRPVQSWFRDSDTQELYNLIKKLSDPRSNPGEVLDELETFKTNSYVTSSRTDSPEPIPVSMLI
- the gap gene encoding type I glyceraldehyde-3-phosphate dehydrogenase, yielding MTIRVAINGYGRIGRCILRAIYEYQRQQEFNVVAINDLSGIETTAHLTRYDSTHGRFGSEVAIDGDKLLVDGHPVQIIAERDPKLLPWRDLDIDIVFECTGRFTSREGAMQHIAAGAKKVLISAPGKNADATIVYGVNHHTLQATDIIVSNASCTTNCLAPIARPLHEALGIEHGLVNTVHAYTKDQMLLDGSHSDLRRARSATQSIIPTKTGAAAAVGLVLPELAGKLDGFAMRVPTLNVSIVDLTFTSKRDTTVAEVNDIMRQAKSDVLHINDALLVSCDYNHYPASAVFDTTQTKVLGNLVKVAAWYDNEWGFSNRMLDTASCMMNR
- a CDS encoding phosphoglycerate kinase; translation: MNLIKMSELNLCDKRILIREDLNVPIKDGIITSDQRLQAALPTLQAALDTGAAVIVLSHLGRPEEGKFEKRFSLQPVADYLREHLDYPVRFASDYLDGVDIKPGELVLCENVRFNVGETKNDTTLAKKLAALCDIFVMDAFGTAHRAQASTYGVAEYAPIAAAGPLLVRELDALQHVLKEPEKPIIAIVGGAKVSTKLTLLRQLVGMVDYLIPGGGIANTFLKAHGFEIGGSLCENELLDEARAIMKLAGEKGCQIPLPTDVVVGKTFTESCPAFNKSLGSVAGDDMIMDIGPVTVGDYEDIIDQAKTIIWNGPLGVFEFPQFAYGTRAIAIAIANSDAFSIAGGGDTLAAIDQYDLTQQISYISTGGGAFLECLEGKTLPAVAILEKRAHDKTPH
- a CDS encoding ProQ/FinO family protein, whose translation is MRRRQELHPRTAVINKTQKNKARKARHDALSWLAATFPQAFDNSIRIRPLKKGIMADILEYATQAEDAGISKAKLREAVVIFTRRLDYLACLKAREIRVDLQGDPVNAVTDEEAERAAVKIKRRIEKSLRNARQEQPAKQAPSQGEDRFNRMAGQKQECSSTMEYNTGFPDRPPAFSSMQSAATQINNRTPTVIKHRTSKSYDPEAIARLKEKLGLSRRDEKQKETT
- the dapB gene encoding 4-hydroxy-tetrahydrodipicolinate reductase, which gives rise to MTIRVIVNGARGKMGLLACDTIEQHPDFQLVGALSRQDNLRKTINDTHARIVIDLTRADCVFENTLAIIECGAHPVIGTSGLLDAQINSLTELAKARKLGGIIVPNFSISAILMMRFAAQAARYLSDVEIIETHHQQKFDAPSGTALKTAELIAHTRTKQTVRSEFHELLPGARGGDHHGIRIHSLRLPGVLARQDVLFGNSGETLTITHNTLDRASFMPGLLLCCQKVMRLDGLYYGLEHLLEE
- the pyk gene encoding pyruvate kinase, whose amino-acid sequence is MTRRRTKIVATLGPACSQPDVLRPMIAAGVDVLRINFSHADQTVLATIKQAKAIAAELQRPLAIMADLQGPKLRIGRFENNQITLNNDQLFILDCATNNPGNNQRVGVAYTNLCYEVHPGDILLLDDGMIELEVQNVMPPQIHCRVIEGGILKNNKGLNRRGGGLAAGALTEKDKQDIQIAASIHVDYLTLSFVKNQQDILEAKQLLKEFGAPDIPIIAKIERTEAVHHLIEIINATEAIMVARGDLGVEVGAAEVPALQKRIIEQGRRLDKVIITATQMMESMITNPQPTRAEVSDVANAILDGTDAVMLSAETASGHFPVKVVEMMDKICLSAEKHASFLYHIEKDACHYHHADQAIAMATMHAANHFPIKAIIALTESGASAVWMSRQHSNVPIYAITANERTVARLSLVNNVFPVFLDYRAIPIEQINDWVIEQLRNNGMLHGKMYVLLTRGRIIGEPGGTNSMEIIQLPA